ACGCTGGCTATCAAAAAACACTTCAGCAACATCAACTAACGGCCCCAGCCCCCTTAGACATCCATTTCAATTACGATGATGCCTATCAAGTAACACTTGAATTAATTAAACAAGGTAAATTTGATTATGATGGCGTAGTGGCAGCGAGCGACACCATAGCACTAGGGATGATTCGAGCACTCAATGAATCGGGTATCGATATTCCTAACCAGGTTGCGATTACCGGTTACGATGATATTTCGGTGGCGGCCTATACCCAACCGGCGTTAACGTCTATCAAGCAAGATACCGCACAAGCTGGAAAACTCTTAGTCGATTCCTTAATTGCGTTAATGGCCAATGAGCAAGTAATCTCCACAATGATGCCGACCGAATTGATCATTCGTCAATCCAGTCAACGAAAAAAATAACAGCGTTGAGATAAAATGCACTTTTGCATATTTTCTGTGGTTTTCGCCGTCTGTTAGCCAAGTTTTGTTAGGAAATAGAGTAATTTAAAATATTTCAACAACGCAATTCTCTTTACCATCTATGCAATTTAGATTACATTTTGCCTGTCGCAGTATGACAGAGGTAAGAGCAGTATGAGTAGACGAAAAAAGTTTGAAGGAACCGTCCTCAGGGAGTTGCGTAAAAAATCCGGCTTTACACAAGAAGAATGGGCGCAAAAGGTCGGGTTAAGCAGAGAAACCATTTCTGCAATTGAAAATAATAAACCCGGCACAATTGAACATTTAAGTATGGAAGTTATGCGTAAAATGTATGAGATTTCCAGTTCAAGAATTGATGACGCCCATAAACACTCCTTCATGGAAAAAGTTATTTGTTACTTTGGATTCTAGTGTGCTG
Above is a window of Aliiglaciecola sp. LCG003 DNA encoding:
- a CDS encoding helix-turn-helix domain-containing protein, producing MSRRKKFEGTVLRELRKKSGFTQEEWAQKVGLSRETISAIENNKPGTIEHLSMEVMRKMYEISSSRIDDAHKHSFMEKVICYFGF